The proteins below are encoded in one region of Streptomyces roseirectus:
- a CDS encoding barstar family protein: MSSTPILIHPLSEAPGSAREVSGTRSRTRQDLFTEWSAGLAFPAHFGRNWDAFTDCLRDIVPVAVIVRDAADLLADAPPHELAVLLDVLAESGGVRLFLDDTPDRLASLNTRLSTTS; this comes from the coding sequence TTGAGCAGCACGCCGATCCTGATCCACCCCCTGTCCGAGGCTCCGGGCTCCGCGCGGGAAGTGAGCGGGACGCGCAGCCGCACCCGCCAGGACCTGTTCACCGAGTGGTCCGCCGGACTCGCCTTCCCCGCCCATTTCGGCCGCAACTGGGACGCGTTCACCGACTGCCTGCGCGACATCGTGCCGGTCGCGGTCATCGTCCGGGACGCCGCCGACCTCCTCGCCGACGCCCCGCCGCACGAACTCGCCGTCCTGCTCGACGTGTTGGCCGAGTCCGGTGGCGTCCGTCTCTTTCTCGACGACACCCCGGACCGCCTGGCCTCGCTGAACACACGCCTGTCGACGACGAGTTGA
- a CDS encoding M20/M25/M40 family metallo-hydrolase: protein MPPTPTRRTVLTATAATAATLGTTATDTATAEAAEAHAAARSTGTPRPATTQPPSRELRAILKELDQSRIEETVRTLVSFGTRHTLSVQDDPARGIGAARDWLRDRLQSYAAESGGRMTVELQSYVQEPAPRIPAPTRITNVLATLRGSVTPERVHVISGHYDSRVSDVMDAVSDAPGADDDASGVAVVLELARVFARRRPASTIVFAAVAGEEQGLYGSRYLARQLKDTGADVRAMFTNDIVGSSTADDGTRDPHTIRLFAEGVPTSETPEQAAVRRSVGGENDSETRQLARFVRDVADNDATGMRVRVIYRRDRYLRGGDHIPFLENGYPALRFTEPAEDFAHQHQDVRVEDGRQFGDLPEFCDFGFTTRVARVNAAALWTLAQAPGAPRGARIVTSALTNSTRLVWSRGTEPDLAGYEVVWRETTAPEWTHLVDAGDVTSYEVDLSKDNVFFGVRAVNRAGLRGPVAFPSPQS from the coding sequence ATGCCCCCCACCCCCACCCGGCGCACCGTCCTCACCGCGACCGCGGCCACCGCCGCCACCCTGGGCACCACGGCCACAGACACCGCCACCGCCGAAGCCGCGGAGGCACACGCGGCCGCCCGCTCGACCGGCACTCCCCGCCCCGCGACCACCCAGCCCCCGAGCCGCGAACTCCGCGCCATCCTCAAGGAGTTGGACCAGAGCCGCATCGAGGAGACCGTCCGCACCCTCGTCTCCTTCGGCACCCGCCACACCCTCTCCGTCCAGGACGACCCGGCCCGCGGTATCGGCGCCGCGCGCGACTGGCTGAGGGACCGACTCCAGTCGTACGCGGCGGAGTCGGGCGGCAGGATGACGGTCGAGCTCCAGTCGTACGTCCAGGAACCGGCGCCCAGGATCCCCGCCCCCACCCGGATCACCAACGTCCTTGCCACCCTGCGGGGTTCGGTCACGCCCGAGCGGGTGCACGTGATCTCCGGGCACTACGACTCGCGCGTCAGCGACGTCATGGACGCCGTGTCCGACGCCCCGGGCGCGGACGACGACGCGTCCGGCGTGGCCGTCGTCCTGGAACTGGCGCGGGTGTTCGCGCGACGGCGCCCGGCGTCGACGATCGTGTTCGCGGCGGTCGCGGGGGAGGAGCAGGGGCTGTACGGATCGCGTTACCTGGCACGGCAGTTGAAGGACACTGGGGCGGACGTCCGGGCGATGTTCACCAACGACATCGTCGGCAGCTCGACCGCCGACGACGGGACCCGCGACCCGCACACCATCAGGCTGTTCGCGGAAGGCGTGCCCACCTCGGAGACGCCCGAACAGGCGGCCGTCCGCCGGTCGGTGGGCGGCGAGAACGACTCCGAGACCCGCCAACTCGCCCGGTTCGTCAGGGACGTTGCCGACAACGACGCCACCGGGATGCGCGTCCGGGTGATCTACCGCCGCGACCGCTATCTGCGGGGCGGCGACCACATCCCCTTCCTGGAGAACGGCTACCCCGCGCTGCGGTTCACCGAGCCCGCCGAGGACTTCGCCCACCAGCACCAGGACGTACGCGTCGAGGACGGGCGGCAGTTCGGGGACCTCCCCGAGTTCTGCGACTTCGGCTTCACCACGCGCGTCGCGCGGGTCAACGCCGCCGCCCTGTGGACGCTGGCACAGGCGCCGGGCGCCCCGCGCGGGGCGCGGATCGTGACCTCGGCGCTCACCAACTCGACACGCCTGGTGTGGAGTCGGGGCACGGAACCCGACCTCGCCGGCTACGAGGTCGTCTGGCGGGAGACGACGGCGCCTGAGTGGACGCACCTCGTCGACGCCGGCGACGTGACCTCGTACGAGGTGGACCTGTCGAAGGACAACGTCTTCTTCGGGGTACGGGCCGTCAACCGGGCCGGTTTGCGGGGGCCGGTGGCGTTCCCCTCGCCCCAGTCGTAG